GCGGGTTCGTATGCCAGCGAACGTAAACTGGAACAGTCGTTCTGGCGGCATTTGAAATGATAGAACTCAATCGTTTGAGCACCCAATTTGACCCCGCAGATCCCCTCGACTGGATCATCGTGGGTGCGTTGGTATTGGTGCTGTTTAACTCAATCAGGCTAATTGCCGGCAACCAGGCGCTTACATTGCGGAGAAAATGGATTCGGGCCGCTTTGCACCTCCTGCTGCTGGGGGTGTCGCTAGCTTATTTTCTCCAGCCCAAATGGCGCGTTCCGGTGGATGCCAAACCGGTGGTGATCGCGGATTCCAAGGTGTCGGCCGATTACGTGAATCACCTGAGGGATAGCCTTCATCTCCCGGAAGTGATTCGGGCCAGCGCTTTCGATCAGTCGATTCGAAACCGGCTTTTGGCAGGTAAGATTGATTCGGTTATTCTGGTGGGGTCGGATTTTTCGCCGGATGTGTTGGGGCAGCTTAGCCGCCAAAGCCTTCACTGGATTCCGGACGATCGGCCCGATCAGGTACGGCTGATTCGCTGGAAAGCGGTGCCGCGGAAAGGCGAGCTACAAACCGTAAGCGGCACGATGCAATCCTCCCAGGAACAGGTGCTTAAGCTGCGGTTTGGGAGCCAGACGCTCGATAGTTTACGTTTAAAGCCCGGCTTCACGGCGTTCAGCCTTCAGTTCCCGGTTTTTTCGCAGGGGCGCACCGCCGTTGAATTGGTTCTGAACCAACAAACGCTCGATACACTCCGCTTTTTTGCCCGCAAACCCGCTTCGGTGTCGTATCAGTTTATACTGGAAAGTCCGGATTTTGAAACCAGGACCCTGGCGGATTGGCTGGGCAAGAAGGGCTATTCCGTGCAGCTGACATCAACGCTTTCCAAGGACATCACCACCCGCGTGTCGATCAACCGCCCGGTCACCCCGGATGTAATCATCACCGATCCGGCCAACGCAACCAACCCGCTAGTTAGAAAAGCCGTGGCGCAGGGCAAGCCCGTCCTGTTCATGAACGGAGCCGACCCGGAAGCCGATTGCAAAGCCATCAACCGGGCGCTGGGGACCACCTGGCAGGTAAAGAAAATTTCAAACGAGGCAACGGTTTCGCTCAGCAGCGGTGTTCAGGCGCTGCCGTATCAGTTCCGTGAAGCCCGTCACCAGCTTCCGGTGACGGGTTATCCGGTGGCGGTGCAGAAAACAAACGCCAGCATCGGTTTCAGTCTGCTGAATGAAACGTTTCCGCTGAAATTGAGCGGTGACAGTCTGACGTATGACCGGATCTGGACAGCGATTCTGAACGAACTGCAACCGGCTTCCCGAAACAACATCCAGCTCGAAGCCCCGGTTTTCAGCGGTCTTCAGTCCGTCATTCATTTTAACAACTGGCCCGGCAAACCGGCGGGTGTTCATATCGGGGGCGATACCGTCCGGCTGGCTTATTCGGCCCTCAACGGTCTGTCGGCGGAGGTTGCCTACCGGTTTGGCGGGGCGGGTTGGCAACCGGTTCAGGACTCTCTGGAAGTGTACGTGAATCCGCCGAATAATAAAATTGGCTTCGGCACCCATCTGATAAGCGCGTATGTCAAGGCCCGTTCGGCGGAAGAAAATGGGTCCAGACCCGCCGGGGAGCGTTGGCTGGCCGTTGAAATTCCGAACTGGATCTGGCTTCTGCTGTTCCTGGGTTGTCTGACGGCGCTTTGGATCGAACCCAAATTTAGCATTTGACCTCTCATAAAATTCCAGTAGCTTTGCGGCTGGTTTTAGCTTTAAATCTTACGTACAATGCCCTATCTATTCACCTCAGAGTCAGTTTCTGAAGGACATCCGGATAAAGTTGCGGATCAGATTTCTGATGCATTGATCGACCACTTTCTGGCTTACGATCCCTCGAGTAAGGTTGCCTGCGAGACCCTCGTAACAACCGGTCAGGTGGTTTTGGCCGGAGAGGTTAAAACGTCTACGTACCTCGATGTGCAGAAAATTGCGCGGGAAGTAATCAAGCGGATCGGGTATACCAAGAGTGAATACATGTTCGAAGCCGATTCATGCGGCATATTATCCGCCATTCACGACCAGTCGGCCGACATCAACCAGGGTGTCGAGCGTTCGAATCCGGAAGACCAGGGCGCGGGTGACCAGGGGATGATGTTTGGCTACGCGACCAACGAAACGGATAATTACATGCCGTTGCCGCTCGATCTGGCCCACAAGATTTTGCAGGAACTGTCGTACATCCGCAACCACGAAACGGATATTTTGACCTACCTGCGGCCGGATGCCAAGTCGCAGGTGACAATTGAATACAGCGACGATGACAAACCCGTTCGCATTGATACGATTGTGGTTTCGACCCAGCACGACGATTTCGGGACGGATGCCGTGATGCTGGAGCGTATTCGCGAAGACATTATCAACGTGGTCATTCCGCGGGTGAAAGCCCAGTTGAAGCCGGAATTGCAGACCCTGTTTACCGACAACATTACGTATTATATCAACCCGACGGGCAAGTTTGTGATCGGCGGGCCGCACGGGGATACCGGTCTGACGGGCCGTAAAATCATCGTCGATACCTACGGTGGCAAGGGAGCCCACGGCGGAGGAGCTTTCTCCGGTAAAGATCCCTCCAAAGTAGATCGCTCGGCGGCTTATGCCACGCGGCACATCGCCAAAAACCTCGTGGCGGCTGGTCTGTGCGACCAGGTACTCGTTCAGGTTTCCTACGCCATCGGGGTCGCTAAACCGTGCGGTTTGTACGTCAATACATACAATTCGGCCAAGGTGGACATGACCGACGGCGAGATTGCAACCAAAATCGAAGAAATTTTCGACATGCGCCCCTACGCCATCGAGCAGCGTCTGAAACTGCGCAACCCGATCTATTCGGAGACGGCGGCTTACGGACACATGGGTCGTCAGAACCAGGTGGTGAAGAAAGTGTTTGGTACCAACGGTAACGCAAAAGAAGTAGAAGTGGAGTTGTTTACCTGGGAAAAACTCGACTACGTTGATAAAATCAAAGAAGCCTTTGGTTTGTAAGAGCGTTTTGGGCCACGGTACAAAACAAAAAAGCCGTCTCGAAGAGACGGCTTTTTTGTTGGCGTGCAGCTCCGTTAAAAATCGATGTCGTCGTTAACAACACCCATTTCTACCAATTCTTTTGAATCTTTGATCTGCTGCACCGAGATGTTCCGTTGCTTATCTTTATGACGTTTTAGCTTGTTTTTCAGAGTATCCAAAACCATGTCCGTTGCTTCTTCGAACGTAGTTCCCTGTTGCTGAACGAAAATGGAATCTCCTGGTATCAGGAGTTTAACCTCGACAATTTTGTGTTTAATCCGACTGCTTTCACTTCCTTCCAACCTCAAATAAACTTCACCGTTTACAATCCGGTCGTTGAAGGTATCTAACTTGTTCAGTTTTCTTTGAACGAAATCCAGCAAGCTTTGATCTGCTGTAAAATGGACGCAATGAATTTGAATTCTCATACGTGTCGCATGGTTTAAAGTAAAACAAAGGATCCACGAACTACCTAAGTTTAGAAATCCGGCTGACAGTGTCAAGAGGCTGCCCGAAATATCCAACTTAGGATATTATACAAATCAATACGAATTATATCTCACGCTTCAGCACGCTTTGTTTATCGGCTTAGAAGCCAGCCGTGGTGCAGCAAAAATTCTTCTTATTGTCTAATTCTCCAATCTGATAAATCAGTCAGGAAGGTGATTTTTTGCAGTGTTTTGCACGGATTTTACGTGTTAACGACCTCTCCGCCGTTGACATGCATCACCTGACCGGTCATGTAAGAGGCATCCTCGGAGGCTAGAAAAACAAAGGCCGGGGCCACTTCGGCCGGTTGTCCGACGCGTTCCAGGGGCGTATCTTTACCAAATTTGGCGATTTCTTCTTCCGTTTTGGTCGAGACAATCAGCGGGGTCCAGATCGGGCCGGGTGCCACGGCATTAACCCGGATGCTGCGTTCCACCAAATGCTGCGATAACGAACGCGTAAAGGCCGTTACGGCCCCTTTTGTCGATGCATAGTCGATCAGCGCTTTGCTGCCCCGGTACGAAACAACCGAGGTGGTATTGATGATGCAGTCGTAGGCACCCATGTGGGGCAGCGCCTGCTTGACCAGCCGAAACATCGCCAGAATGTTGAGTTCAAACGTTTCGATCAATTGCTGATCGCTGATGTCCGTAAACTCCTTCTGTTCGACATGGTTGGCGGCATTGTTGACCAGGATGTTGATGTGGTGGTATTGGTCGACAACCTGGCTGACTACTTGTCTGATAAATGACGGGTTTCGCAGGTCGCCGGCAAGCAGCAGACACCGTCTGCCTTCGGCTTCCACCAGGCTTTGGGTTTTCTGGGCATCCTCTATTTCGCGGGGGTGGTGAACGATGGCCAGATCGGCCCCTTCGCGCGCAAAATGCACCGATACCGCCCGGCCAATACCGCTGTCACCACCCGTGATCAGGGCGATTTTATTCTGTAATTTTCCGCTGCCTTTGTAGTCGTCCCGGATGTAAATCGGCTGCGGATGCATCTCGCTTTCTAAACCCGGCTGGGCATTCTGACGCTGGGGCGGAGTTTCGAGTTCTAGGTTCATGCTGGTTGTCTGGTTAAATCAGGCGTTGATGATCGTACCGCCGTTGGGGTGAAGCGTCTGGCCGGTAACATAACTGGCATCGGCTGATGCCAGATAAACATAGGCCGGAGCTACCTCGCTGGGCTGGCCGGGGCGCTTCATCGGCACATCCTGACCGAATTGGGCCACCTGCTTCGCGTCCACCGAAGCCGGATTGAGCGGGGTCCAGATCGGACCGGGAGCAACGCCGTTTACCCGAATTTTCTTTTCCGCCAGATTCGACGACAGGGCTCGCGTGAAGCTCATGATGGCGCCCTTGGTGGCCGAATATTCTGGCAGGTCGGCGCGGCCCTGGTAAGCTGTTACCGACGTTGTGTTGATGATGCTGTCGCCTTCGCTGAGGTATTTGAGCGACGCCCGCGTAACCCGAAAAAACGAATAAATGTTGATTTCGAAGGTATTGACCAGGTCCTCGTCGGTCATGTCCTCAAACCGCTGATGGGCGAGCTGTAACCCGGCGTTGTTGACCACAATGTTGAGTTTGCCAAACCGCCGGACGGTATCCTCCGGAAGCCGCTCGCAGTACGACGGATCGCGCAGATCGCCGGGCAGCAAGAGGCATTGTTGCCCCTCCCGTTCCACCAGTTCACGAGTCCGCTGCGCGTCTCCTTCCTCGCGTGCGGTGTAAGCAATGGCGACATCGGCACCTTCGCGGGCGAAATGAACCGCCACGGCCCGGCCAATACCGCTGTCGCCACCCGTAATCAATGCCACTTTCCCTTTTAATTTCCCGGAACCGACGTAGGTGTATCCAATCACCTTCGGTTGCGGATCCAATTCGCTCTCCAAACCAGGTTGAATGTCCTGATGCTGGGGCGGAATCTTCGTTTCCATAACGTTTTTGCAGTAGTTGAGTAAATCAGAAAGCTGATTAGACAGGCGGGGAAAACCGAGGAGGAAAAGACAAAATGAGGATTTCCGCAGGGGGATTCTTCACGTCTCTCGTCTCACTTCTCACCCGTTTTGTCTACCTCTAACAACCCGAATCCGGCCGTATTGATTGAATTCTATTATCAAACGGGACAAGAAAAAAGCCGAATGTTTATGAACATTCGGCTTTCGGTCAACCTGCGGTCGATTGGTCAGACAATTTTCTGCGGTATTTCGGCCGTCAGTGCTTCCCAGATTTTGTCGTAGACCTCAACGGCCGGGATCGGGGTTGTACTCGACTGCCCTTTGCGGGAGGAAACAAAAACCGGGTGGTTGGCGGTTGGCGTTCCGACGCGGCCGTGGGAGCCTTTGATCAGCGTGGCATCCAGCGGAATCACGTTCATCAGGTAGCGGAATCCCAGCTTTTTGCGGATCAGTTTGTAACCGGCTTTCAGCTTGATCAGTGGGTTGGCCGGGTCCATAAACATCTCGACCGGATCGTAGCCGGGCTTGCGGTGAATATCAACCAGCCGGGCGTAATCCGGGGCTTTCGCGTCGTCGTTCCAGTAATAATACGTAAACCAGCTATCCGCGTCGGCCATGAGCACCAGGTCCCCCGAACGCTCGTGGTCCATGTGGTATTTCTGTTTACCGGCTTCGTCCAGAATCAATTCGATGCCGGGCGTTTTCTCCAGGATCGAACGAACCTGAGCGGCACAGGACGGGTCGTTGATGTAAACGTGGGCCACCTGGTGGTCGGATACGGCAAACGCCCGCGACGCGCCCGCATCAAGCAATTCCAGACCCTGTTCAACCCGGACGTTGATCAATCCGGCTTCCCGCAGCAACCGGTTCGGGTGAATCGGGCGGCTCACGTTCATAATACCGTATTCTGACAAAATGATGATTTCCGCGCTTTGCCGCTCGTAATGTTGAATCAGATCCTTGAGAACGTCGTCGATTTCGTGCAGTTCTTTAGCGCTTTTGGCCGGGTCCTGCCCAAACTTTTGCAGGCAGTAATCCAGGTGCGGCAGGTAGATCAGCGTCAGCGTCGGGTTATGCCAGCGATCCACGAGCAGCGACGCATCGGCAATCCAGCGGGTGGATTTGATGTTGGCGTTGGGCCCCCAGAAGTTAAAGAGCGGAAACGTGCCGAGTGCATCCTGAAGACGATCGCGCAGGTCGGAAGGGTGGGTGTAACAGTCGGGAGCTTTGACGCCGTCGGCGTGGTATTGCGGGCGCGGTGTTACCGAGAAGTCGGCGGACGAATACATATTGTACCACCAGAACATCTTTGAAACCGTAAACGAGGGGTCGAGTTGCCGGGCGCGTTCCCAGATTTTTTCGCCACCGACGAGCTTGTTCGACTGCTTCCAGAATTTGATTTCGGAATCGGTCCGGTCGTACCAGCCGTTGCCGACAATGCCGGTTTCGGTGGGCCATTTTCCCGTTACGTAGGTCGACTGAACGGCGGTGGTAACGGCGGGAAGCATGGGTTCGATGGACGAAAGCTGCTTATCGGCCACCCAGTTTTTCAGAAAAGGCGTATGTTCGCCGATCAGCGAAGCCGACAAACCCACCACGTCGATGACTACGGTTTTTTTCATGATATCTGCTTTAGTACCCACTCCAGTTCCCGGCCAATCGAATCGTTCAGCCGCATTTTGAGATCTTCGGGCAGCACTTCCCACGTGTAGGTTTCCACTTCCAGCTGCTCCGTAAACGGTTTTTCCCGCTGTAGCCGCAGCACGTCCGTAATGTCATCCTGCGTGGATTGGAGTAGCCCGTAATCATCCACAAAAAGCGGGACGTGAAAGTGCGACCGCCATTCAACGTGCGTTTTATCAAAAGCCAACAGGGCTTCCGGTAAATCCGGATACCGGAGTAAGTCACCCGTGTCGTTCAGAACTACAACCTGGTGCAGATACGTTGGTTCGTTGAATTGCCGGAATTGATCCAGAACGGCTTCGCGGCTGTTTCTTTCGACCGGAAACGTAGCTTTCAGGGCCGCGCTGATCTGGATTTTGCCGACTTTCAGGTCGTTATCCTGCATCTTTTTCAGCACGTCTTCCGGGCGTTCGTAGCCCACGGCAAAGTGGCAGACGTCGTAGCACAACTGCACGTGTTCGCGCAGGGCCGCTTCGCATTCGCCCGCCGACCAGCCGAATTCGTCGTTCAGCCGCTCAATACCGATGGGCAGCAGGTACAGGTTAAACCATTCGATAAACTCGTCGGCCGTTTCCAGCAGGCCGTCGGGTTCGGGTTCAATGTCGAGGTGGAGACTGATGCCTTCCTGCTGCTTGATCCGGACAAGTTCTTCCACCACCGTCAGCATCCGTTGCGTGGTGGCTTCAAAAGCCAGATCGCGCTGGTCCCGATTGCTCCACTGAAACCAGTAACGGTAAGAGAGCGGTGAGGTTGAAATGCCTGCTTTGGTAAGCGGAACCGAGGAATTGGCCCTGACCAAAGCCGCCAGCAGGTGAAAAAGCCGGATGGTGTATTCAACCCGTTCGGACGTACGCCAGTCGGGCGCGTGCACCTGATCTTTAACCCGGGTGTTGTGAAACCCGCCGTACGGAAAGCCGTTCATCGTGTAGACGTAGCAGTCGTTGTCGGCCAGCCATTGCTTGAATTCCTGCAACCGGTCGGGATGGGTCAGGTCCTCGCAGGCGATGTTCGACAGCCGCAAGCCGATGCCAAACGGAGCGTCGGGTGAAAGCTTTTGTTTGAGGGCCGGAATGGCCTGTTGCAGCGCCAGAAAGTGGTCGGTCCAGTGTTCCCCGGCGTGGATGTTGGTGCAGTAACCTAAGTGACCAAGCGGAGTTTTCATGCGGGCTGAATTTCGTCTTCTTTCAGAATGCCAATCACTTCGCGAATCAGGCTCAGGTCCATTTCGTGCACTTCCCGACCGGTACCGATGGCCGTCAGCAGCATGATGGTCAACTGACCGCCCAAGTGCTCCCGAAATTCGTTCAAACCGTTCAGAACACCGTCGCCGTCGAGGGCGGGGTGGAACAACGAGAAACCGAGGGCGCGTTCCAGGTTCAGAATGCGGGTCGTGTCGGCTTCGCTGAGCCAGCCCAGCCGCTGCGAATAGAGGCTGTCGAGGGCAATACCGATGGCTACGGCTTCCCCGTGACGAATCTCAAAATGGGTCAGTTGCTCGAGTTTGTGGGCGCTCCAATGGCCGAAATCCAACGGCCGGGAAGAGCCCATTTCAAACGGGTCTCCGCTGGCGATGTGGTTCAGGTGCAACTCGGCGCAGCGGTGAACCAGGTACTGCATCGCGTCCAGGTCGCGGCCGGCCAGCTTCTCGGCGTTCGTTTCCATCCACTCAAAAAAAGCCTGGTCTTTGATCAGGGCCACTTTAATGGCTTCGGAAATACCCGCCCGCCAGTCGCGGTCGTCGAGGGTGGTCAGAAACTGGGAGTCATTAAAAACCGCGATGGGTGGGGCAAACGAGCCCAGAAAATTTTTCTTTCCGCGGTAATTGACACCGTTCTTGACGCCAATGCCCGAATCGTTCTGCGACAATACCGTGGTCGGAATCCGGATGTGCCGGATGCCCCGGTGCGAGATGGCGGCTACGTAGCCCACCAGGTCCAGAACGGATCCGCCCCCAACGGCTACTACGTACGAATGCCGGTCGATACCGTGCCGATCTATTGCATCAACGAGCTGTTCAACCAGTGCCGGATCGTTTTTCGAAGCTTCTCCGCCAGGAATGACGATCAGATCGGGGATAAGATCAACGATCGAGAGATTCGCAAAATAGGCTTTGATCTGATTCAGTAACTCGGGATGGCTGGCGGTAACTCCCTCATCCAGAATAAATAACAGTTTCTTGCGGAAACCTTCTGAATGATTTTTTTTCAGGAAATTAAGGAAGGACAGGTTACTCGTTTCGAATAGACGGTCGGAAAAGTAAACATCGTATGTAAACCGAACGCTAAAGGTTTGGTGAAGGGTATTCATTCCTCGCAATAGTGATTTATAAAAATGTAAAGTTACTAAAAAACAAAAAGAGGTTTGCCTTTTAGAACACACAATTGCAGGGATACGTTCGGTTAGGTTACCGCAAATACCTTGGCCAGCAGCCGCGACAACGGCAAAAGACAAACGACTAGCATGGCCAGCGGGAACGAGGCAAAAGCCGCCACCCAGGCCGCATTCATCACAATCAGAGAAAGAACCCCTGCTTTGACGGCCATGCCAATGTTGGGTCCGGCGGGTTCACGAACGGCGCGCCAGAGGGGCGGAAAAATAAAGTAGCCGAACAGAAGAAGAAACGGAAACGCCGTACCAAACTGGTCCTTCCGCTGGGCAATGGCCCCGATGCACCCGATAACCAGGCCGTACAACAAGCCCGCCATGCGCAGCGTAACGGTATTTCCACCGTGCACTTCACCCCGGCTGATCATGGTAATGGCGGCAATGTAAATGATCGGGATCAGACCCAGCGCACCCCAGACAAAAACCTGATCGGGCAGAATACTGATGCCCAGCGCCAGATTCAGACCCCGGCACAAACCCATGTTCAGCGGCCCCAGGATGGCGTTGTGTTTCCCGAATTTGTCATAAACCAGCGACGCGACGGCAATGGCAACGGCCAGCCAGCCCGCCGTTGGGTTGACCATCCAGGCGGCCGCAATACCAATTGCTAACAAAATGACGGCCAGCGACGTGGCAGCCCCCAAACTGACCTGCCCGCTCGGAATGGGGCGCTCCGGTCGTTCAACCGCGTCCAGTTCGGCGTCGAAAACGTCGTTGAAGACCACGCCCCCTCCGTATAGTCCCACCGTTGACAAACAGAGCCAGACCACCGGCGCCGGGTCAGCGTCCAGAATGAGGAAGTAACCGGCAATGGCCATGCCCGCCATCACATCGGCAATGGCTGTAATCAGGTTCGCAGGACGGGTTAGTCGGAGAAGCGCAAGAAGCATGAGTTTGAATGATGAATGATGAACGATGAATGAGTGTTCGCTTTCGCGCAATTCATCGTTCATCACTCCTCATTATTTAATGATTGTCGAGGATTTGTCCACTCTCGGCGCCTGACCCCCGCGGAGGACGGAGCTTCCGTTGTAGCGCTGGCTCTGGTCGATGTCAATGGGTTGCTCCAGCTCTTCGGCGTTAAGCTGACCGCTCTGGGCGAAAGCCGTCACCGCGTTCTGGAACGTAACGAGCCGGATGGTGTCGTCGGCAATGCCGCGTTCTTTCATCAGGGCCGCCGTTTTGGGCAGTGCCAGCGGATCGCTGATGCCCCAGTCGGCCGCGGAATTGATCATGATCCGCTCCGGACCGTACTGTCTGACGACCTCCACCATGCGCTCGTTGCCCATTTTGGTGAACGGGTAAATAGTGAAACCCGCCCAAAAGCCCCGATCCAGCACTTCCTTGACGGTTTCTTCGTTGTTGTGGTCGACAATCACCATGCTGGGGTCCAGGCCGTGTTCGATGGCAATGTCCATGCTGCGGCTGGTGCCCTGTTTTTTGTCGCGGTGGGGCGTGTGAATCTGGACCGGTAAACCGGCTTCTTTGGCCAGTTCCAACTGGGCGCGGTAGTATTTTTCTTCGGCGGGTGTCTGGTCGTCAAAACCGATTTCGCCCACGCCGACAACTCCTTCCTTATAGATAAACAACGGCAGGATTTCCATAACCTGCTCGGCCAGAGCCTCGTTGTTGGACTCCTTGGAATTTAGGCCGATGGTGCAGTAATGCCGGATACCGAATTGCGACGCCCGAAACCGTTCCCAGCCCACCAGACTGGCAAAATAATCGCGGAACGAGTCGACTCCGGTGCGCGGCTGGCCGAGCCAGAAGGCGGGTTCGATGAGGGCCACGATGCCGGCGTCGGCCATGGCCTGGTAATCGTCAGTGGTGCGGGAGGTCATGTGAACGTGCATGTCGAAAAACTTCATGCCCCGCACAGTATCTAGAAAACTCATGGTTTTGTTGACTTATCGAAAAAGCAAAGGTAGTGGACCGGTCTACGAGTTGCAAGCAGATTTATTTTGGAGAATTATTAGAAAGTGATTAAGAGCCGTTGCCTTTTTATCAAAACCGAAGGCAAAAACGTTTAGTTAATAAGAGACGACAATCCAGTTGTTGTCTACTAAAAGTTACGTTGCACCCTTTTGTTAGTTAACTAACCATGAAGATTACATTTCAGATTCTGCTGTGGGTGAGTATATGCGTAGGGATAGGGAGTGGAATCAGTTCCTGCCGTCCGGACTCACTCAAAGACCTGTCGCCCGAAGAGAGCCAGGTGTTTATTACCAACCGCGACCGCTCGGTCAATTTTGCCAATTACAAAACGTTCAGTTTGCCGGATTCGGTGATTGCGGTTTCCAACGATCAGTCGCAGGTTTCCAACACCGGCTTGGAGCCGACTTTCCTGAACCGACTGGCGCAGGAGCTGACCAGCCGGGGTTACCAGCGCGTAAACCGGCGGGCTAACGCCGATCTGGGTGTTGCGGTCATGCTGATCAACAACAGTTACGTGGGCGTTTCGTCGATGCCTTTTTCGCCGTATTACCTTGATTACTGGGGATACGGTGGCCTGGGGGGCTGGGGTGGCTTCGGCCCGTATTACCCGAACTACTATTCTTTTTACCAGGTTAGCGACACCTACTGGATGATTCAGCTGCTTGATCTGAAAAGCCCAAACACGGCTGATCAGGAGTTGAACGTAATCTGGCAGGCGCAGATTCGCGGTAGCGGTATTTTTGATGCCAACTCCGTCAATACCATCCTTAGCCGGGTTTTTGAACAATCATCTTACCTGCGGGCCAACCAATAACGGCTGGAGAAGAAGTTGCTAAGCATAATCAGGGATTTGAGCGGTACGCGCTGGCGGCATCTCTCATCTCTCTAATTCATCAAAGTCATGAACAAAAAGATCATATTGAGCATACTGGGCTTATTCTGGGCACTGGGAGCCGTTGCGCAGATAGGAGAAGACCCGGAAGATACGCAAAGAAGTTACGACAAGTCGCTGTACGACCGGTTTGTGTCGGGTCGGGTGACGGTTTTTTACGGGGCAGCATTGCCCATGGGTAGCCAGCAGAACTACATCGACAAAGTAGGAAATCGTAATTTTTCCGTTGCGGTTGAAGCCATGTTTCCGGGTCGTTTTTCGGTGGGTGGGCGCATCGGCCAGAACTACTTCCAGCAGCGGTTGCCCCGTCAGGTCTATTCGATGGACGACGGTTCCGAAATCTCCGCCGTTCAAACCCGTACCTTGACGGTTGTGCCCCTGCTGGCCATCGGTTCGGTGTACCTGAACGACATCAATTCAACCGT
This Larkinella insperata DNA region includes the following protein-coding sequences:
- the metK gene encoding methionine adenosyltransferase translates to MPYLFTSESVSEGHPDKVADQISDALIDHFLAYDPSSKVACETLVTTGQVVLAGEVKTSTYLDVQKIAREVIKRIGYTKSEYMFEADSCGILSAIHDQSADINQGVERSNPEDQGAGDQGMMFGYATNETDNYMPLPLDLAHKILQELSYIRNHETDILTYLRPDAKSQVTIEYSDDDKPVRIDTIVVSTQHDDFGTDAVMLERIREDIINVVIPRVKAQLKPELQTLFTDNITYYINPTGKFVIGGPHGDTGLTGRKIIVDTYGGKGAHGGGAFSGKDPSKVDRSAAYATRHIAKNLVAAGLCDQVLVQVSYAIGVAKPCGLYVNTYNSAKVDMTDGEIATKIEEIFDMRPYAIEQRLKLRNPIYSETAAYGHMGRQNQVVKKVFGTNGNAKEVEVELFTWEKLDYVDKIKEAFGL
- the hpf gene encoding ribosome hibernation-promoting factor, HPF/YfiA family, coding for MRIQIHCVHFTADQSLLDFVQRKLNKLDTFNDRIVNGEVYLRLEGSESSRIKHKIVEVKLLIPGDSIFVQQQGTTFEEATDMVLDTLKNKLKRHKDKQRNISVQQIKDSKELVEMGVVNDDIDF
- a CDS encoding SDR family oxidoreductase, which gives rise to MNLELETPPQRQNAQPGLESEMHPQPIYIRDDYKGSGKLQNKIALITGGDSGIGRAVSVHFAREGADLAIVHHPREIEDAQKTQSLVEAEGRRCLLLAGDLRNPSFIRQVVSQVVDQYHHINILVNNAANHVEQKEFTDISDQQLIETFELNILAMFRLVKQALPHMGAYDCIINTTSVVSYRGSKALIDYASTKGAVTAFTRSLSQHLVERSIRVNAVAPGPIWTPLIVSTKTEEEIAKFGKDTPLERVGQPAEVAPAFVFLASEDASYMTGQVMHVNGGEVVNT
- a CDS encoding SDR family oxidoreductase; its protein translation is METKIPPQHQDIQPGLESELDPQPKVIGYTYVGSGKLKGKVALITGGDSGIGRAVAVHFAREGADVAIAYTAREEGDAQRTRELVEREGQQCLLLPGDLRDPSYCERLPEDTVRRFGKLNIVVNNAGLQLAHQRFEDMTDEDLVNTFEINIYSFFRVTRASLKYLSEGDSIINTTSVTAYQGRADLPEYSATKGAIMSFTRALSSNLAEKKIRVNGVAPGPIWTPLNPASVDAKQVAQFGQDVPMKRPGQPSEVAPAYVYLASADASYVTGQTLHPNGGTIINA
- a CDS encoding alkaline phosphatase family protein → MKKTVVIDVVGLSASLIGEHTPFLKNWVADKQLSSIEPMLPAVTTAVQSTYVTGKWPTETGIVGNGWYDRTDSEIKFWKQSNKLVGGEKIWERARQLDPSFTVSKMFWWYNMYSSADFSVTPRPQYHADGVKAPDCYTHPSDLRDRLQDALGTFPLFNFWGPNANIKSTRWIADASLLVDRWHNPTLTLIYLPHLDYCLQKFGQDPAKSAKELHEIDDVLKDLIQHYERQSAEIIILSEYGIMNVSRPIHPNRLLREAGLINVRVEQGLELLDAGASRAFAVSDHQVAHVYINDPSCAAQVRSILEKTPGIELILDEAGKQKYHMDHERSGDLVLMADADSWFTYYYWNDDAKAPDYARLVDIHRKPGYDPVEMFMDPANPLIKLKAGYKLIRKKLGFRYLMNVIPLDATLIKGSHGRVGTPTANHPVFVSSRKGQSSTTPIPAVEVYDKIWEALTAEIPQKIV
- the eboE gene encoding metabolite traffic protein EboE, which codes for MKTPLGHLGYCTNIHAGEHWTDHFLALQQAIPALKQKLSPDAPFGIGLRLSNIACEDLTHPDRLQEFKQWLADNDCYVYTMNGFPYGGFHNTRVKDQVHAPDWRTSERVEYTIRLFHLLAALVRANSSVPLTKAGISTSPLSYRYWFQWSNRDQRDLAFEATTQRMLTVVEELVRIKQQEGISLHLDIEPEPDGLLETADEFIEWFNLYLLPIGIERLNDEFGWSAGECEAALREHVQLCYDVCHFAVGYERPEDVLKKMQDNDLKVGKIQISAALKATFPVERNSREAVLDQFRQFNEPTYLHQVVVLNDTGDLLRYPDLPEALLAFDKTHVEWRSHFHVPLFVDDYGLLQSTQDDITDVLRLQREKPFTEQLEVETYTWEVLPEDLKMRLNDSIGRELEWVLKQIS
- a CDS encoding 3-dehydroquinate synthase, with amino-acid sequence MNTLHQTFSVRFTYDVYFSDRLFETSNLSFLNFLKKNHSEGFRKKLLFILDEGVTASHPELLNQIKAYFANLSIVDLIPDLIVIPGGEASKNDPALVEQLVDAIDRHGIDRHSYVVAVGGGSVLDLVGYVAAISHRGIRHIRIPTTVLSQNDSGIGVKNGVNYRGKKNFLGSFAPPIAVFNDSQFLTTLDDRDWRAGISEAIKVALIKDQAFFEWMETNAEKLAGRDLDAMQYLVHRCAELHLNHIASGDPFEMGSSRPLDFGHWSAHKLEQLTHFEIRHGEAVAIGIALDSLYSQRLGWLSEADTTRILNLERALGFSLFHPALDGDGVLNGLNEFREHLGGQLTIMLLTAIGTGREVHEMDLSLIREVIGILKEDEIQPA